The Flavobacterium galactosidilyticum nucleotide sequence ATTTCTAGCTGTATATTTGCACTCGCAATAACGCAAGACATTGCAACCCGAAAGGGCGATTAGCTCAGCTGGTTCAGAGCACCTCGTTTACACCGAGGGGGTCGGGGGTTCGAACCCCTCATCGCCCACCAAGAAACTCCTTAAGAAATTAAGGAGTTTTTTTTATTATCAAAATTTATGTCTTGTCAAAAGACCCAGAGGACGAGACTTTGGAGATTGTCGAGATCAAGAACATAGCATACTTTATAATTGAAATCTACTAAAGGATCTACAAATACTCCAAAAACTAAGCTTCAATTTACAAATAGCCGCTAATGTTTAATGTGACTAGCATAATTGCAACAATTGGCAATACAACAAAAAATAACAAGACATAACCAACAAATAAATACTGAATAAAGCTAGGTGATTTTTTAAAATTAATCAGTAATACATCGAGATCTTTATCTCTGTTTTTTGTGTAATAATGAATTAGTGGACCAAAGCACATCAAAACAGGAAATATAATTACAAGAAATAGGTTGCTAGTAAAACGATACAGCAATACCATCATCAAAATAGTTATTATACTAAGTGTAGCACGCAATACTATAGAACCCCAAATTTCACGAGCAAATCGACCAAAAATCTTTTTCTGAACAATATAGCATGCACTATAAATATGGTCAAAAATAAAATACATCTTAATTTATATTATTGGTTAACTAAAATAACTACCTCTTCTGTCATTAAACCATCTGAGTCAAAAGTACAATGAAAAATCGATAATAAACCAATTACCATAATAATATGTTGAGCTGTTAAAAATGCTATTACTTCCCGGGATAAACAAAGGATCAATCGCAAAAGTTGGGATTTAGAGATAAATTCCAAAAACCGACACCTAACAACAAGATTTAGTAACTCTGCGATACATTACAATTCTCTTTTATCCACACAACTTCCTCTTGGTGCATCCATTTCTGATAATACACTTTCAGAATGAAGAAACTGGGCTGCTGCCGCTGAATCTTTCACTTTAATTGAACTGCGGTCGATCATAACTGATTCAAATTCTTTTAGGACTGTTTGCCTTAATCCAATTTCTCTCCAATCTGGATTCGATTTACATTCTTTAGAAATGGCTCTCGCCAATGCCAAGGCATCAAGTAGTGCTTGGTTTGCACCTTGACCTTTAAACGGGCTCATCGGATGAGCTGCATCACCAATTAATGTTACTTGACCAGCCTTAGATAATAGTTCTGTAGTAAGTAATTCACGATCATAAACTGGATATCCAGAAATTTGAACTTCTGCGGTAGCCCCGATAATCTGGGGAACGGGTTCGTGCCATTGACATCTTCTGATTGCTTCCGCTTTAAGTGCAAAAGTTCCTTTTTCACTCAAGATTTTCGCTTCTTCTTCAGACATTGGAAAACTAAGTTGCCACATTACTGAATCCGAAGTAAAAGGCATGACATAAATTCGCTCGTTGCCATTAGCAGTTTGAAATACTGTAGCTGAATCTAATAGTGGATTGTCAGGACCTTCGAGATCTTTTAAGAGGCAAATACCTAAAATAACAATACAACCGAGGTAAACCAGTGGAGTATCATTGTCGCCAAATAACATTTTTCGCACCGAACTTCTAATACCATCAGCTCCAACTACTAAATCATGAGTAGCTATTTTTATTTTTCCATTCACTTGAAAACGTACATTGAAGGTTTTATCCTGATTTTCATTTAAATCTACTAGCTGATGATTCCATTGCACAGCATTATTTCCTCCAAGTTGTTCTAATAGAGCTTGTCGCAAAGCTTGTCTGGCGATATGAATATTCGAGTTTTTTGAACTTTCTTTGGAGTTTTGGTTCATCCATTTTCTAAGACCCCATTCTCCAATTACCTTTCCAGAAGTAGTATGAACCAGATGTTTTGTAGAAGTTATACCTTCCTTTAAAGTTTGGATTCCGAGTCCTTTCAATGCTTTACTAGCTTGCTGTAAGGTGAGGCCATATCCCTGCGAACGCGCTTCAAAACTAGTATCGCGTTCATAAAGTGAAAAAGGTATTCCCCGATGTAAACAAGCTACTGCCAAAGCAACGCCGCCAATACCACCACCAATAATAGCCACATTTGGATAATTACTAGTATCAACCATTTTATTAGTGGTAGAATGAATAAGCCCTGATCCTGAGCAATTGGTACATAAATACAAGTGGCCTTTAGGAATGGCAGGAGGAATTAAATCGTCTTTATTTTTTTCAAATTCTGCTAATTCTAGCTGGTATTGAAACTGCAATTTCTTACTTAAACCTTTGCTTTTTTTGGCTTGCCCATGACATTCAGGACAAATAATCCAATTGAAAGAGTCTTTTTCTATTTGTTTCAATTCTTTTTTCTTCTAAATTTAAACGTATTTCTTTAAAACAATAATCTGATAAATTCACTATTTCGATGACAATCAAAAAATCACATAGTTTTTTCAATTCAGATACTCTTTGAAATTTTTATGCAATGGTGCAAATTTAGGTGAAATAGTTATAAACTAACTACTGTAATTACGGGCTGGTGACAATTAAAATTCGCAAGCAATTCAAAAAGCAATTGGCGCACTCAAGCAACTGTCCGGAATATTAAAAGCTTCTACTAATGAAACTGCTTCTGGTCTTAGATTCCAGCATAATTGATTAACCATTTTGCGAATAGCTTTTGTTTTTACTGCTTCCATATAACCATCTTCAAGGTACCAACCTTTGTTTATTTCAATTTGTGATAGTGCGTACAATTGACATAATTTTACCATTACAGTTTTACTATTTGGGTCTTTGATACTTGCGATCGCAATTTGAAACTGTTCAAGTACAATTCGTTCCAGATAAGCTTGCGTTACATCAATCATTTGGTGTTGAACAACATTAAACGCATCGTAAGGAGCTAATCCGCTATCAATTAATTTTTTCAAACGCTTTGCAGCTGATGCCAAAGTCGTTTTTTCTCGGTATTGAAAGGCACTAAGGTGGAATTTATCATCTTGAAGATGCGCTTCATCTGTATTTCTTGTTGCAATTGGATTCTTTTCGGAAATCACTGTTTTAGCATTTTCATAAACATATTGAATCATTCCCTTGGCATCCATTTGACCAAAAGCTTTTCTAAATTCTGACAAGCGGTTTTTAGCAACTAATTGCATCAATACGGTATTGTCACCTTCAAAAGTAGTGTAGACTTCTGTATCATTTTTTAAAGCATCGATACGATTTTCCCAGAGGTATGCTTTACCACCACAGGCTTCTCTACATTCTTGCAAAACAGCAGTTGTATTCCATGTAGAGTAGGCTTTCATGCCTGCCGCGAGCGCTTCAATTTCAGGCATTTCCGATTCACTTCTAGCCATAAAACGGCTTGTAACATATTGTAAAGCAAAATGAATTGCATAGGTTTTAGCTAGTTTTGGAAGTAGTCTCCGTTGGTGAATACGGTAATTTAAAATGGGAACCTCTGAACCACCTTCTGGTCCAAATTGGCGTCGCTTATCGCTATATTTAATAGCTATTGTCAAACCAGATTTGGCTGCAGCCAAAGCAGATCGAGGAATACCAATTCGTCCTCCAACTAAAGTGCCGAGCATGGTAAAAAATCGTCGGTTATCGCTTGGGATTGGGCTTTCAAATTCTCCTTTTTCATTTACTGAAGCAAATCGATCCAGCATGTTTTCTTTCGGAATAACAACTTGATCAAAATTAATTGTACCATTATCAACTCCGTTCAATCCCATTTTACGGCCACAATCATTTATAGTAATTCCTTTCAAAATGTGACTATTTTTATCTCTAATAGGAACTATAAATGCATTTACACCATAATCGATACCACCAATAATTAACTTTGCAAAAACGGTCGCCATTTGGCCATGAACAGCAGCATTACCTATATATTCTTTCTGTGCCTTTTGATGTGGAGTATGGATAGTAAATGTCTGCTCTTCATGATTGTAAGTAGCGGTTGTTTCTAATCCTTTTACGTTAGAACCATGATTGGTCTCCGTCATAGCAAAACATCCAGGAAGCTTTAAAGAACCAATATCTTTCAAGTATTTAGCATAATGTTTTTCTGTTCCAAGAGAATGTACGCTCATTCCCCAAAGTCCAAATTGAACACCAAATTTAATCACTAAGCTTAAATCATGATAACTCAACGTTTCCATTATGGCAAAATAAGCAGCGATGTTATCGCCACCACCATATTCTTTAGGATAAGCCATGTTTCCTAAATTTTCTTTAGCCAATATTTTACACCATTTATACACCTTATTTCTGTAAATATTGATGTCAGTCGATGTTTCGTAAGCAAATTCAGGTCGGCTTATAATAGATTTTACTTTATTAATAATCAGGGCTTGTTCACCGTCCAGAATTTTGGTCAACTTTTCAATTTCGAAAGTGGTTACACCTTTATAACTAGAGGTGAGTGTATTCTCTGCTATTTTTAAATCACCAATAATTTCTACTCCTGAAATTCCTAGATCATTTTCAAGTTTTATAAAATCAGTACGCAAATCTTTCATTAATGAATCACTGCCAGAAAGCACTAGCGACATTTCAAAAATTGATTTTATCGAATTGTTCTCTTTTAAAACTGTCTCGATTTGAGACTTCCAGTCATTTAGTTGCGCTCGAGAAGGCGGCGATTTGGTATCTAGTTTAGAAATTAGCTCTTTTTGCTCCTCTACGGATAACCAAGCTTGAGAAAGAATAAATTTTTGTAATGTTAAAAACTCTTTTTGAGTTAAGAGATCATCTGACCAAACAAGATAAAAATGCGGTATAAAAATTTTAAGTTTTGAATTTCCCATATTTCACTAAATTAAGTAAGAATCTTAAGTTGCGTTAATATAAGAAAATTTGAGCAAGGCGAACTGACATTAACACCATTTTCACTTTTATCCAAGTGAAAATTAGTCTATTAAACTTTGATTTATTTAAGATAATTAATCTATTGTCAAAGCACCTAAAATTTCTTCTGACAAGAATGGTCCGCCTGGATAATGCGCAGTATAATCTAAATTCATCCATATTTGGCCACGTTCGTCAACGTGATAAAAAAGTTTTTTATCCTTACTTTCGTTAGGAAATAAAATGTTCTTAATTAAAAAGTTTACTTTTTCTAAATCAGCTTGGGTGCCTATTAAAATTTCTGGATATATATGACCTTTAGTATGTATCAGTCGGGGAGTACCACCAATTGCTCTTACGGTAGCAGCCATCAATATTGAATGATCATCGCAATCTCCTGAAAAATAAAGTAATGATTCTGTTGCCGTAGCAATATAATCACCAGCCTTTGGGTCACTCACATAATTCCATCTACTATTAATCTCTTTAAATACCGCAAAGCACTGAATTATAGTTCTATAATCAGAATAACCTTTTACATCCTTGAAATATTTTGAAGTAGCCATAATGGCAAAATTCCTAACTTTAGGATTTTGATATTCTATCGCATTTATAATCTTAGACTTATTAGGAAAGGGTAGCAGTTTAGCAATAATAATATCTTGCGGATAGGGATTGTATGACATACTATACATCATGGAGTTGTAATCTTCAAAAACACTATTAAAGCCGTAATTTCCAATAGTAGACCCATAAATTAACGCAATAAAATAGAGTATGATACAGAAAATAATAATGGTTCGTAACATTCTGAGAATAATTTGAATGACAACGACCATTACAATAAAAAGGATGACTCTATCTAAATTTAAAAACCAGTTAGGATTGATTAAATTTTGATGTAATATGATAAAAAGAGGTATTGCTATCAAAATATTCAACACAAAAATAATAACATCATCCCAAGGTTTTTTGACCTGAAGTTTTTGTTTAATGTCTTGAAAAGTAATGTTTTTGATTTTTATCATAATTAACAATAGAAACAGTATTCTATACGGTTTCTACAATTTGCTCAAAAGTACCTTTTTTATCTATAATTTTAAGTTCTAAAAGTTGATTTTGAACTTTGTTTAACATTTTTTCACTTAATGGTTTTTGCGACCAATGTGTCAATGACAGCCATTCCTGAATATCCTTAATTTTTTGTTGATAATTTGATGCTAAAGTTTTATCAATACTAGGAATTTCTTTAAATTCCTCAGTAGTTTGATTAATTATTTCAAGAATTTTTACAATAATGGTTGGATTACTTTCTAAAATTTCATTTCGAACAGCAATTACAAAGCAAGGCCAAGGCGTAGGGCAATCAGCGATTCTTCTGAAAACACCTTTGTCAACTAGAGGTTTTGTCATAAAACGTTCCCACATAAAATAATCAGCAGTTCCATTTGTCAGCGCTTCAACAGCTCCATCAATCGTATTTATAATTTCAAATTCTAGATTTTCTGTATTCCACTTTTGATTATCTGCGTTCACATACGCCATTAATTGAGAGCCTGAACCCAAACGAGAAATAGCTACTTTTTTGTTTTCTAAATCAGACAGCTCTTTATAATCTGATTTCGCCGCCACGTGAATTCCCCATACCAATGGACTTTCAACATAAACTTGAACAATTTTGCTTGGATTACCAGCAACGATATCTTTTACGATTCCTTCCGTCAAGATTACAGCAATATCAGTAGAACCATCACGAAGCATTTGGCACATTTTACCAGTTCCCTCTGGAACATCAGTCCATTGTAAATCAATATTTTCTTTTTCGAAATCTCCGTTTTCGATCGCTAAATGCCAAGGAAGATTAAAGTGTTCTGGAACTCCAGCTATTTTTATAGATTTCATTTTATCACATTATTTTTTAATTCATACCAATTCCATAAAACTTCATCTTCCCAATAATCTTCGGTAAATTTCATTCCAATTTTTTTCAGAATAGCATTGGAAGCACCATTTTCAGCATGTGCAGCGGCCATAATTGTATTCAGATTCATCGTTTTGAAGCCATAATCAAGCCAAGCAAATGCCACTTCAGAGGCGTATCCTTTGCCCCAAGAGTTTTCATTTAATCGGTAACCAATATCATAAAAATTTATTTTATTATTAA carries:
- a CDS encoding substrate-binding domain-containing protein, translated to MKSIKIAGVPEHFNLPWHLAIENGDFEKENIDLQWTDVPEGTGKMCQMLRDGSTDIAVILTEGIVKDIVAGNPSKIVQVYVESPLVWGIHVAAKSDYKELSDLENKKVAISRLGSGSQLMAYVNADNQKWNTENLEFEIINTIDGAVEALTNGTADYFMWERFMTKPLVDKGVFRRIADCPTPWPCFVIAVRNEILESNPTIIVKILEIINQTTEEFKEIPSIDKTLASNYQQKIKDIQEWLSLTHWSQKPLSEKMLNKVQNQLLELKIIDKKGTFEQIVETV
- a CDS encoding acyl-CoA dehydrogenase; this translates as MGNSKLKIFIPHFYLVWSDDLLTQKEFLTLQKFILSQAWLSVEEQKELISKLDTKSPPSRAQLNDWKSQIETVLKENNSIKSIFEMSLVLSGSDSLMKDLRTDFIKLENDLGISGVEIIGDLKIAENTLTSSYKGVTTFEIEKLTKILDGEQALIINKVKSIISRPEFAYETSTDINIYRNKVYKWCKILAKENLGNMAYPKEYGGGDNIAAYFAIMETLSYHDLSLVIKFGVQFGLWGMSVHSLGTEKHYAKYLKDIGSLKLPGCFAMTETNHGSNVKGLETTATYNHEEQTFTIHTPHQKAQKEYIGNAAVHGQMATVFAKLIIGGIDYGVNAFIVPIRDKNSHILKGITINDCGRKMGLNGVDNGTINFDQVVIPKENMLDRFASVNEKGEFESPIPSDNRRFFTMLGTLVGGRIGIPRSALAAAKSGLTIAIKYSDKRRQFGPEGGSEVPILNYRIHQRRLLPKLAKTYAIHFALQYVTSRFMARSESEMPEIEALAAGMKAYSTWNTTAVLQECREACGGKAYLWENRIDALKNDTEVYTTFEGDNTVLMQLVAKNRLSEFRKAFGQMDAKGMIQYVYENAKTVISEKNPIATRNTDEAHLQDDKFHLSAFQYREKTTLASAAKRLKKLIDSGLAPYDAFNVVQHQMIDVTQAYLERIVLEQFQIAIASIKDPNSKTVMVKLCQLYALSQIEINKGWYLEDGYMEAVKTKAIRKMVNQLCWNLRPEAVSLVEAFNIPDSCLSAPIAF
- a CDS encoding transglutaminase — protein: MIKIKNITFQDIKQKLQVKKPWDDVIIFVLNILIAIPLFIILHQNLINPNWFLNLDRVILFIVMVVVIQIILRMLRTIIIFCIILYFIALIYGSTIGNYGFNSVFEDYNSMMYSMSYNPYPQDIIIAKLLPFPNKSKIINAIEYQNPKVRNFAIMATSKYFKDVKGYSDYRTIIQCFAVFKEINSRWNYVSDPKAGDYIATATESLLYFSGDCDDHSILMAATVRAIGGTPRLIHTKGHIYPEILIGTQADLEKVNFLIKNILFPNESKDKKLFYHVDERGQIWMNLDYTAHYPGGPFLSEEILGALTID
- a CDS encoding FAD-dependent oxidoreductase, whose protein sequence is MKQIEKDSFNWIICPECHGQAKKSKGLSKKLQFQYQLELAEFEKNKDDLIPPAIPKGHLYLCTNCSGSGLIHSTTNKMVDTSNYPNVAIIGGGIGGVALAVACLHRGIPFSLYERDTSFEARSQGYGLTLQQASKALKGLGIQTLKEGITSTKHLVHTTSGKVIGEWGLRKWMNQNSKESSKNSNIHIARQALRQALLEQLGGNNAVQWNHQLVDLNENQDKTFNVRFQVNGKIKIATHDLVVGADGIRSSVRKMLFGDNDTPLVYLGCIVILGICLLKDLEGPDNPLLDSATVFQTANGNERIYVMPFTSDSVMWQLSFPMSEEEAKILSEKGTFALKAEAIRRCQWHEPVPQIIGATAEVQISGYPVYDRELLTTELLSKAGQVTLIGDAAHPMSPFKGQGANQALLDALALARAISKECKSNPDWREIGLRQTVLKEFESVMIDRSSIKVKDSAAAAQFLHSESVLSEMDAPRGSCVDKREL
- a CDS encoding GNAT family N-acetyltransferase, with product MNLVLETDRLLLREMKLSDAEKLYEMDCNPNVHKYLWNKPISSIEEVDEYIEMVRDQYIKNKIGRFVVIEKESNELIGWAGLKYNTVEVNNKINFYDIGYRLNENSWGKGYASEVAFAWLDYGFKTMNLNTIMAAAHAENGASNAILKKIGMKFTEDYWEDEVLWNWYELKNNVIK